One Desulfurellaceae bacterium genomic window carries:
- a CDS encoding phosphocholine cytidylyltransferase family protein, translating to MKAIILAAGIGKRFTPPSPPQSEGKGGGLPKCLIEIQGQTLLERTLSALGAAGVDRAVVVIGYRGEMVEDRIGTRCGGVQVSYITNPRYDRGAILSLWSAREEFDDDLLIMDADVLFPTAMLRRLIASPQPNCFLLDTSASNTGEEQMLLTRGGRVLTIIRGGSGDYDLIGESIGFLKLGRSDAPLLRTILDDHIARGQDTIEHEEVYPIFLRQRFVGFERVEDLPWIEIDFPQDLERAEREVLPRIVALDQS from the coding sequence ATGAAAGCCATCATTCTCGCCGCCGGCATCGGCAAACGCTTCACCCCCCCTTCTCCCCCCCAGTCGGAGGGGAAGGGAGGGGGGCTGCCCAAGTGCCTGATCGAAATCCAGGGCCAGACCCTCTTGGAGCGGACCCTTTCCGCCCTTGGCGCGGCTGGGGTTGACCGAGCGGTGGTGGTCATCGGCTATCGGGGCGAGATGGTCGAGGACAGGATTGGGACGCGCTGCGGCGGGGTCCAGGTCTCGTATATCACCAATCCCCGCTACGACCGGGGGGCGATCCTGTCGCTATGGAGCGCCCGTGAGGAATTTGACGACGACCTCCTGATCATGGACGCCGATGTCCTGTTCCCGACCGCCATGCTGCGCCGGCTGATTGCGTCGCCCCAGCCAAACTGCTTTCTGCTCGACACCAGCGCCAGCAATACCGGAGAAGAACAAATGCTGCTGACCCGGGGCGGGCGGGTGCTGACGATTATCCGGGGCGGGTCCGGGGATTACGATCTGATTGGCGAGTCCATCGGCTTTCTCAAGCTCGGCCGGTCTGACGCGCCGCTCCTGCGGACCATCCTGGACGACCATATCGCCCGCGGCCAGGACACCATCGAGCATGAAGAGGTCTACCCGATCTTTCTCCGCCAGCGCTTTGTCGGCTTTGAACGGGTCGAAGATCTGCCCTGGATAGAGATAGATTTTCCCCAGGATCTGGAGCGGGCCGAGCGGGAAGTGTTGCCGCGTATTGTGGCCCTCGATCAGTCCTAG